The Strigops habroptila isolate Jane unplaced genomic scaffold, bStrHab1.2.pri NW_022045577.1_ctg1, whole genome shotgun sequence genome has a window encoding:
- the LOC115602856 gene encoding 60S ribosomal protein L10 → MGRRPARCYRYCKNKPYPKSRFCRGVPDPKIRIFDLGRKKAKVDEFPLCGHMVSDEYEQLSSEALEAARICANKYMVKSCGKDGFHIRVRLHPFHVIRINKMLSCAGADRLQTGMRGAFGKPQGTVARVHIGQVIMSIRTKAQNKEHVVEALRRAKFKFPGRQKIHISKKWGFTKFNADAFEEMVAQKRLIPDGCGVKYVPCRGPLDRWRALHAA, encoded by the exons ATGGGCCGCCGCCCGGCGCGATG TTACAGGTACTGCAAGAACAAACCGTACCCCAAGTCCCGCTTCTGCCGCGGGGTCCCCG ACCCCAAGATCCGCATCTTCGACCTGGGCCGCAAGAAGGCGAAGGTGGACGAGTTCCCCCTCTGCGGGCACATGGTGTCGGATGAGTACGAGCAGCTCAGCTCCGAGG cgcTGGAGGCCGCCCGGATCTGCGCCAACAAGTACATGGTGAAGAGCTGCGGGAAGGACGGGTTCCACATCCGCGTGCGCCTGCACCCCTTCCACGTCATCCGCATCAACAAGATGCTCTCGTGTGCTGGGGCGGACAG GCTGCAGACGGGGATGCGCGGCGCCTTCGGGAAGCCGCAGGGGACGGTGGCGCGGGTGCACATCGGGCAGGTCATCATGTCCATCCGCACCAAGGCGCAGAACAAGGAGCACGTGGTGGAGGCGCTGCGCCGCGCCAAGTTCAAGTTCCCGGGGCGCCAGAAG atccACATCTCCAAGAAGTGGGGCTTCACCAAGTTCAACGCTGACGCCTTCGAGGAGATGGTGGCGCAGAAGCGGCTCATCCCCGACGGCTGCGGCGTCAAGTATGTCCCGTGCAGGGGGCCCCTGGACCGCTGGCGGGCGCTGCACGCGGcctga
- the PDZD4 gene encoding LOW QUALITY PROTEIN: PDZ domain-containing protein 4 (The sequence of the model RefSeq protein was modified relative to this genomic sequence to represent the inferred CDS: inserted 2 bases in 1 codon): MGGYGGGVASLRGRGQSRGPSRRHRRGAATRRRRAPRPEPARTGPNRNRNRREPGGPAGPSRRDGGRGGPGGPLLPPPPPRSAAGPGAEHRGAAGSRPGLRGWAGPAMGCNMCVVQKPEEQHRVMLQVSGKEGPRREPARGGPRGGKEPLVLHVLRRSPRGRPPPTAGAPPWGGPGPPPPPGPTAGLVDSGTQTDISFGGAEPPPLPHDYFDPTDLGDPERPEELEYEEVELYKASHRDKLGLTVCYRTDGEEDAGIYVGEVNPNSIAAKDGRIREGDRIIQINGVEVQDREEAVAFLTQEQQTNISLLLARPESQRWKDSDREDFLDDFGSDEDGDVRQRRPWSPPGQPPSPATPCPRGAEPDSGVGRTDESTRNEESSEHDPRGEEGDGTPPRPAPRRPPPARPGPGPAPGPAPAAGGSPRGRAGPAGRPGAGSGSGLSPGGRPGSGSSSGSGAGRGSGGRAGAGSGPGLLPVVRAGSAARPGAGCAAVAAPPGAGLSAGGARGAASPGGSPVAGPLGPAELRRYRQLRGRRGAAGPGGGAELALLGEELRLLELRCRQLLRAQAAERLRERGLADISEAPERDSTSAYNTGESCRSSPPPRGWAGAGAGAGAARGAGPRGKRPGRDRLLKARAIKILEERGGSTTDDDARSELKTGRYWSREQRKQHLARAREQRRRRELLLQGRAEPPLPGAGAPEPPPPGAAARRGPRKRSRRILDNWVTIQEMLAXGARAGAGGGNPLLSVTTV; encoded by the exons ATGGGGGGCTAcggagggggcgtggcctcgcTGAGGGGGCGTGGCCAGTCCCGCGGCCCCTCCCGCCGCCATCGCCGCGGAGCCGccacccgccgccgccgcgcgccGCGGCCGGAACCGGCGCGAACCGGCCCGAACCGGAACCGGAACCGGCGCGAACCGGGCGGCCCCGCCGGACCCTCCCGCCGCGatgggggccggggggggccgggggggccgctgctgccgccgccccccccccgcagcgcggcggggcccggggctGAGCACCGCGGGGCCGCGGGTTCGAGAccggggctgcggggctgggCCGGGCCCGCCATGGGCTGCAACATGTGCGTGGTGCAGAAACCGGAGGAGCAGCACCGGGTGATGCTGCAG gtgAGCGGGAAGGAGGGGCCGCGGCGGGAGCCGGCCCGGGGGGGTCCCCGGGGGGGGAAGGAGCCGCTGGTGCTGCACGTGCTGCGCCGCAGcccccggggccgccccccccccaccgcaGGAGCCCCCCCCTGGGGGGGGCCGGGAcctcccccccctcccggcCCCACCGCGGGGCTGGTGGACAGCGGGACCCAGACGGACATCAGCTTCGGGGGGGCTGAGCC ccccccgcTCCCCCATGACTATTTCGACCCCACGGACCTGGGGGACCCCGAGCGCCCCGAGGAGCTGGAGTATGAG GAGGTGGAGCTGTACAAGGCGAGTCACCGGGACAAGCTGGGCCTCACCGTCTGCTACCGCACCGATGGGGAGGAGGACGCCGGCATCTACGTGGGGGAG GTGAACCCCAACAGCATCGCGGCCAAGGACGGGCGCATCCGTGAGGGCGACCGCATCATCcag attAACGGGGTGGAGGTGCAGGACCGGGAGGAGGCCGTGGCCTTCCTGACCCAGGAGCAGCAAACCAACATCTCCCTCCTGCTCGCCCGCCCTGAGAGCCAG CGCTGGAAGGACAGTGACCGCGAGGATTTCCTCGATGACTTCGGCTCCGATGAGGACGGGGACGTGCGGCAGCGCCGGCCCTGGAGCCCCCCGGGGCAG ccccccagccccgccaCCCCCTGCCCGCGGGGGGCGGAGCCGGACAGCGGCGTGGGGCGCACGGACGAGAGCACCCGCAACGAGGAGAGCTCCGAGCACGACCCGCGGGGCGAGGAGGGCGACGGGACCCCCCCGCGGCCGGCACCGcgccgcccccccccggcccggccgggACCGGGACCCGCACCCGGACCTGCACCCGCAGCCGGGGGCAGCccccggggccgcgccgggcccgcGGGAAGACCCGGCGCTGGCTCCGGATCGGGGCTGAGCCCCGGGGGAAGACCCGGCTCCGGATCGAGCTCAGGGTCCGGAGCGGGCCGCGGGTCCGGCGGAAGAGCCGGAGCTGGATCCGGACCCGGGTTATTGCCCGTAGTCAGAGCAGGGTCCGCGGCAAGACCCGGTGCGGGCTGCGCGGCGGTGGCGGCGCCGCCCGGAGCGGGGCTCTCGGccgggggggcgcggggggcggcTTCCCCCGGAGGCTCCCCCGTAGCGGGGCCGCTGGGCCCGGCCGAGCTGCGGCGGTACCGGCAGCTGCGGGgccggcggggcgcggcggggccggggggcggcgCGGAGCTGGCGCTGCTCGGGGAGGAGCTGCGGCTGCTGGAGCTGCGGTGCCGGCAGCTGCTGCGGGCGCAGGCGGCGGAGCGGCTGCGGGAGCGCGGCCTCGCCGACATCTCGGAGGCGCCGGAGCGGGACAGCACCAGCGCCTACAACACGGGCGAGAGCTGCCGCAgctccccgccgccgcggggctgggcgggcgccggggccggggccggtgcAGCCCGCGGCGCGGGCCCGCGGGGGAAGCGGCCGGGCCGCGATCGGCTGCTCAAAGCCCGCGCCATTAAGATCCTGGAGGAACGCGGCGGCTCCACCACCGACGACGACGCCCGCAGCGAGCTGAAGACGGGCCGGTACTGGAGCCGCGAGCAGCGCAAGCAGCACCTGGCCCGGGCGCGggagcagcggcggcggcgggagctgctgctgcagggccgGGCGGAGCCGCCGCTGCCGGGAGCGGGAGCCCCGGAGCCGCCCCCCCCGGGCGCAGCCGCCCGGCGCGGGCCCCGCAAGCGGAGCCGCCGCATCCTCGATAACTGGGTGACGATCCAGGAGATGCTGGC CGGAGCGAgggcgggcgcggggggggggaacccgCTGCTCTCGGTCACCACCGTGTGA